Proteins encoded together in one Carya illinoinensis cultivar Pawnee chromosome 3, C.illinoinensisPawnee_v1, whole genome shotgun sequence window:
- the LOC122305214 gene encoding heparanase-like protein 3 has protein sequence MSSPVLLVWIGIWMCVFSHSAIIPAVGGDGSAEGTVFVDSQTIIGRTDKDFICATLDWWPPEKCDYGTCSWGHASLLNLNLSNNILANAIKAFSPLKLRLGGSLEDQIIYDTEDNRQPCLPFVQNSSAMFNFSHGCLPMPRWDELNALFKKTGAKIIFGLNALSGRTLQPDGTSTGTWDHKNAESFMRYTVSKNYTIHGWELGNELCAGGVGTRVLADQYALDTTALADIVQRVYKGIKPKPLILAPGGFFDEKWFIDFIDRTTPTLGAVTHHLYNLGAGVDKNLVNKILDPSYLDRVYDTFKDLLDILKMYSTRAVAWVGESGGAYNSGHHLVTNAFVFSFWYLDQLGMSSAHDTKTYCRQSFIGGNYGLLNTTTFEPNPDYYSALLWHRLMGRNVLPTSFSGTKKIRAYAHCSRVSRGITLLLINLDNSTTVYADVAFNSTGTFKRTTILLPPPFKGGNIREEFHLTAKDGDLHSQTVLLNGNILAVNSAGDIPPFVPVYVNSLTPIQVAPHSIVFAHLPNADVPACRLRH, from the exons ATGAGTTCTCCGGTTTTGCTTGTATGGATTGGAATTTGGATGTGTGTGTTTAGTCACAGCGCCATAATTCCTGCTGTGGGTGGAGATGGGAGTGCTGAGGGGACTGTTTTTGTTGATAGCCAAACAATCATCGGGAGGACTGATAAAGATTTTATCTGTGCAACCTTAGATTGGTGGCCTCCTGAGAAATGTGATTATGGAACATGCAGCTGGGGTCATGCCTCTCTGCTCAATCTG AATCTGAGCAACAATATTCTAGCAAATGCCATAAAAG CCTTTTCTCCCTTGAAACTTAGACTTGGCGGCAGTTTGGAAGATCAAATCATATATGATACAGAAGATAACCGGCAACCTTGTCTTCCTTTCGTTCAAAATTCCTCAGCCATGTTTAATTTCTCTCATGGTTGCTTACCCATGCCTAGATGGGATGAGTTAAATGCTCTCTTCAAGAAAACCGG GGCTAAAATTATTTTCGGGTTGAATGCTCTCTCTGGAAGAACTCTACAGCCTGATGGAACTTCAACGGGAACTTGGGATCACAAAAATGCTGAATCTTTCATGCGTTATACTGTCAGCAAGAACTACACTATTCATGGATGGGAGCTTg GAAATGAATTGTGCGCGGGAGGAGTCGGAACCAGAGTTCTAGCAGATCAGTATGCTTTGGACACTACCGCTTTGGCGGACATAGTCCAAAGAGTTTACAAGGGAATTAAACCCAAGCCACTAATCCTAGCACCGGGAGGATTCTTTGACGAGAAATGGTTTATAGATTTCATAGACAGGACGACCCCAACTTTGGGTGCCGTCACCCACCACTTATACAATCTGGGGGCAG GAGTTGATAAGAACCTTGTTAACAAGATTCTGGATCCGTCCTACCTCGACCGCGTGTATGATACATTTAAGGATCTCCTTGACATCCTCAAGATGTATTCAACTAGGGCAGTTGCATGGGTTGGAGAGTCAGGGGGGGCTTACAACAGTGGCCATCATCTTGTCACTAATGCATTTGTGTTTAGTTTCTG GTATTTGGATCAGCTAGGAATGTCATCAGCTCATGACACAAAAACTTACTGCAGACAGAGTTTTATTGGTGGAAACTATGGTTTACTCAACACTACTACCTTTGAACCAAATCCAGACTACTACAG TGCTCTTCTTTGGCACCGATTAATGGGAAGAAATGTTCTTCCAACTAGCTTTTCTGGAACAAAGAAAATACGTGCTTATGCTCATTGCTCAAGAGTTTCT AGAGGAATCACGTTATTACTAATCAACCTAGACAACAGCACCACCGTCTATGCCGATGTAGCCTTCAATAGTACTGGGACCTTTAAAAGAACAACCATTCTGCTGCCTCCACCTTTTAAAGGCGGAAATATAAGAGAGGAGTTCCATCTAACAGCAAAAGATGGAGATCTACACAGCCAAACTGTCCTGCTAAATGGAAATATTTTAGCTGTAAATTCTGCTGGGGACATACCTCCATTTGTGCCTGTATACGTAAATTCATTAACCCCAATACAGGTGGCTCCCCACTCTATTGTATTTGCACACCTGCCAAATGCTGATGTCCCTGCTTGTAGGTTGCGGCACTAG